GAACACCGTTCTCCAGCTTGTGATGCACACCTTCTATTCCTTTTCGCTTGAATTCCAGCGCTTCATCGGTGGCCTGCCAATCAAGAATCTCCATGATCTTATCCACCTTCTCCGGTGAGGTCTTGGCATTGATTACCCAATGCCCGTAGAATCCGGCGGATTGCGGCGTGCCCTTCGTACCACTCGGTCCTGTAGGCGGATCAATCATTATAATCTCCGCATTCGGATTTAACTTCTTCATGTCCACAACGAATTGTCCATAATTTGCAATACCGCCGCCGATCAGAATACCGGACTTACCGGCGATAAATTTCTCATTCACCTGTGTATACTTCAGAACCGGGAAATCTTTATCGATGGCGCCCTGTTTATATAGGTCGGTCAGCCAGCCCAACGCCTCTTTGCGCCCCGGCGTAACATCCGAGTTCATCAACGTGCCATCCTCCATCTTGCGCCAGCCATTCCCCGCATCAAAAGCAAGCCATAACTGCTCCAGGAAACTCAGATTCTCTCCTACTCCAATACCGAATGTATCCGCCTTGCCATTCTTATCAGGGTCCTCCGTCGTAAACTTGAGTGCCACATTCGCGAAGTCCTCTGTCGTTACTGGAACCGGCAGTCCAAGATTGTCAAGCCAATCCTTGCGGATCAATACAGCATTCGTCTGAAGCGGACGTGTGCGCGGAATCGAATACAGCTTCTTGTCGATCTTCACATTATCAAAGGCCTGCTGCGGGGTCTCCATCAGGTTCTTATAATTTCCGACCAAATCATCGAACGGCAGAAAAGCATTCTGCTTCACATATTTGATCAATTCAGGGTCCGGGTATGTCGTCCAGACCATCATGTCCGGCAGGTCGCCCGAAGCGACCGTCAGCCGCAGCTTCTCGGCATAGCCGTTAGCCGGGATCGCCATCAGATCAAGCTCTACATTAAACTTATCCTCCATCCACTTCCAGGCTTCCCCCTTCTTCGGGGCATCTCCATTCAGCGGATACATCATGCTGATCTTAAGCCGTTCCTTCGTATCCTTTCCGCCGCTCCCCCCCTCGCTCTTGTCGGCCTTGCTCCCGCAGCCGACGATAATCGTCGCCAGCAGGGACATAACTACAGTGAAGCTAACGACCTTTCTCCAGTTCATGTTCATCTTTGGTTGACCCTCCTTAAATGGTATATATCGAAAGCAGATTACTCTGCGGCTTGCCAATCATGTATGCGCATTCATTTTCAAGTAAAGCTCTTAATTATCCCTTGACCGAACCCAACAGCACACCCTTGGCGAAATGCTTCTGCAAGAATGGATAGACGAGAAGAATCGGAACTGTAGCAACGACAATCGCCGCCATTTTAATCGTCATCGGGATGACCTGAAGGCTCTCATTGGCAATAGCCGCTTGATATTCCTCGGTAGAACCTTCGATAATCATCTGCCTTAGGATGACCTGAATCGGCCATAGGCTCGAATTGGTCACATACATAATCGACTGGAAGAATTGATTCCAATGTCCAACCGCATAAAATAATGTAAAAGTAGCCAATGCAGGCATCGAGAGCGGCAACACAATTTTCAACAATACTCCGAAGTGGCTGCATCCGTCAATGCGCGCTGATTCCTCCAATGCCTCGGGAATACCCTGGAAGAAGTTCTTGAGAATAATCAGGTTGAACGCGCTGATCGCTCCCGGCATAATGACCGACCAGAATGAATTGAGAAGGCCCAGCCACTTCATCACCAGGTATCCTGGAATCATCCCGCCGCTGAACAGCATCGTGAACAAGACGAGAAACAGGATGACCCTCCGTCCCTTAAGACGAGTCTTCGAGAGCGGATAGGCCATTAATACGGTTAGAGCCAGATTAGTAATCGTCCCGATGATTGTAATCGATATAGTCATCCAGAGTGCCTGCATGAAATGCGAGTTGGAGAAAATCATAGAATAAGAGTCCCAGGTGAACTTCTCCGGCCACAGAATCAGCCCCCCGCGCATCACCTGCTCCATCGGAGATAACGATACGGCTAATACATAGAGAAAGGGAAATAATGTCGCTGTGCCGCACAGTATCAACAGGAATCCATTGATGCCCCTGAATATCATATCCCCCGATAAACGATGCTGCCGCATTAGTACACCCCCTCCTCTCCGAAGCGCTTGGCTAGGCGATTGGCCGCCATGACCATAATTAGGCCGACCACCGATTTGAACAGTCCAACGGCTGTCGTGTAGCTGTAATTACCGCCTACAAGACCTTCGCGATACACATATGTCTCGAAGACGTCGCCGACCTCATAGGTGGTTGCGCTCAGCATCAGGAAGATCTGCTCAAATCCGTTATCAAGGATATGACCCAGCCTCAGGATCAGCATGATGAGAATCGTGCTGCGGATGGCGGGCAGGGTAATATGCCAGATCTGTCTCCAGCGGTTCGCACCGTCCACGACCGCCGCCTCATAGAGCTGAGGGTCGACACCAGACAGGGCGGCGAGGAATATAATCGTCCCCCAGCCCGCTTCCTTCCAGATACTCTGCGAGACGATCAAGGTGCGGAACCATTCATTTGATGTTAGGAAATTGACCGGCTCTCCTCCGACCTTGACGATGAACTCATTAACGATGCCTCCCTGAGTCCCCAAGAGCAGATAAGTAATTCCCGCCACGACAACCCAGGATATGAAGTGGGGCATATAGATAATGGACTGAATCGTGTTCTTAAAAGCCCTTTTACGGACCTCATTCAGCATAAGCGCGAGAATAATCGGCATCGGGAAGAAGAAGATAAGATTCAGCATGCTCAGCACAATCGAGTTACGGAAGATGCGCCAGAACCCGTCATACTGCAAAAGCGCTGCAAAATGCCGCAGACCGACCCATTCGCTCTTCCAGATCCCGCCGAACGGATTATAATCCTGGAAAGAGATAATGATCCCCCACATCGGGAAATATCGAAATAAAATGAAGAATAACGCACCGGGAATTAACATCATGTACAATTCCCAGTCCTTCCACGAGCTCCTGCGCCGGACTCCCCGGACTAGCTCAGGCCTTGACAGCAACGGTGGCTGGTTCATAGAGTGAGCTCCCTTCTTCGTTGTTTAGTTGTCTGGATTTAGACTAAACGGATTTTCCGGCAGAATAAGCCGGTACAACTCCTTATTTTGGGCGTAATACAGTCGTCCATGATGATCAAGCGCCATGTTGCCAACGATCGCATCGCTAAGCTGCATATATTCAAGCGTAACCGGATCCACCACAATCAAGCGTCTGGCGAGCGTCGTATATAAGTAACCATCGGCTCCCCATCTGAGATAAATCGGCCGATACTTGCTGTACTTATACTCGCTCGGGAAGAAGACTCTACTCTTAACAATTCGGGTCGTCATCGGGTCCATCGCGAATAGTGTCCCGTCGATGGCTCCCCAGATCAGACCGTCAGGTCCCGCGCTCAGTTCTCCGATCATGCAAGGCGGCCTATCCATATCTGGAATTTCAGGCACGAACTCCGCCAGCTTCATCCGCTTGGCCACATCCCAGATGAACATCCGGGCAGGACCCTCAGCAGGTGCAGCGCCAAGACCACCCCATATACTAGTTCCCCCGTAGATCAAGCCGTCCTTGTAGGCCACGCCTTGGATGCTATGCTCTGGCACGATATCCGGGTAGACCTCCCATTGGCCAGCGGCAGGATCATACATCGCCAGTGCTCCGCCGCGCAGCCCATAATCCGGCACCGTGCCGGCAATTACTCGACCGCCCCCTCTTGTCATGGCAAATGGTCGATCCTGCGCATGGCCAAGCTCCCCGATCCATCCCGGATTATGCTCCGATGTGGTGCCGAAATCGATTGGACGCATCGGGTCAAAGCGGAACATATGGGCATGTGTATACGTGCCGAAATACGCGACGCCGCCCAAGAAGGTCATTCCTTCCGATTGGGGGAACAGCTCGAAGTTGTGCTGGATTTCATCGATATCCGGATCGAACAGGCTAAATCCCCGTTGATACCCCCCAATGTACAGCTTGCCGTCATCGCCGGTCTCCAGACAGTGGATAAGGATTGGCTGCGGCTCAATGTCCAGACTGCGAATGATCACCTGACCATCCAGCAAGCGAATAAGGGCCATCTGAGCATTTACTGTCACTAAAGCGAGTGTGGACTCTTCAGTTCCAGCCTGTTGCCCGTCAGATCTAGATATCTCCGTCCCGCTTTCGGCTCCAGGCTCACCGTCCACAGAAACCCATTCAAGCGCCTTGACTCTGCCCTCCGGCAATGTACAAATCTCTGTCTCGCTCCAGCTCTCCCCAGCGATGTCCCAATAGCACAACTTCCTGCCCTGCTTGAAGTAGACTCGCCCCGGGTGCCTAACTCGTGAATTAATCAGCATGTTGTCATAAGGGAAGGCGCCAACCTGAACTAGCGTATCAAGCCGGAATACGCGGACCTCCGTATAATTACAAGAGACGAAAAAATATCCGTCTATCACCCAAAGGCGGTCTACGAAGCCCTGTGAACCACTAACTCCCACTAGGTCCAGCTCCTCCAGCTCACCGGTCGTCCGATCGATCCGTACCACATGCTTGGCAGCCCCGATCCCAGCGTAGATCGATTGTTCATCGGCTGTAAGCCCGCGTACGTAATCCTGCCCTTCCTTCACAATTCCGTAGTCGTGGAACTCGCCCGTCTCGATGTTATACTCAAACACTTTAGCTCCCGGATACGTCCCGCCGAATACTCTGCCATGGGTGCTATATAGCTGCCATACCCAGCGATCCGATGGATTCGTACCGATTGGCATCAATCCATCAGATGAATAACGATACAGCACACCGTCATTGATTCCGCCTAGATAGATATCGCCGTTCTCTGTCGCGCACATTCCCCAGCAGCAATCTGTATTAGGAATAGACTCGCGGAACAGCAGTTCGCCAGACAACAGATCGAACTCCTGCAGAACCGCCGGTACGCCATTGCTCGCGAAACAAACTGTATAGCGTTCACCATCAAAGCGGATAGCCGCTGTTTGCCCAAAGCGGGACTGGATCATCGTCCCCAGATTCTGTACCTCCACCATGCCTGCTATGTAAATCTCCTCCCTCTCCTTTTCTTTATCGTGCTACGACATGCTACGGGGCGTGGCTGTGAGCCCATAGCAATGCGTCTGTATATCTGGATTGTAAGGGGGGTAAGAGCGATAAAGAAATAATCAGATCAAATGATTACCTTAACTCAACTTTCGCAGCATGAAATTGGCAAATAAATATTGGAATAATTAGGGAAATACACAAGCCATTCATGGAGCTGACACTTTAGCCAATTTGAAAGTTTCTTTCTGCTTGTTGAGCGAGTTTATGAATCAAATTAAGCAGTTGCTGCATAGCAACTGGAAAATCCAACGTACCGACTTTATCGCAAAGAAAATAAAAAAACCGCCAAAAGGGCGGGAGTATTCGTGCTATTTCAATACATTCATTTCTTGAAAAGCAGGCTTTAATTCGCTTGGAAGTTTTTTAGGTCCGCTTGATGGTTCATCATAATGGAAGACACCGCCTCTGTTTGGCAATGGGAGCTCGACACTCTCGATTTACCAAACGAAGCGATATTTTTCTATTTTTCAAACCAGGTATCTGATTTCTGATTTCTCAGAAGCCTTATAGTTATAATAATTCAAGCCGATTTTCGCTCTGCAAAGTTTCCTTAATAACGCACAATCCCCATCATGAAGCCGTCATAACCTTTACTGCCTACCGTTTGAATCGCTGTAGCTGTAATTCGAGGCTCTTCCGCCAACAGATCATAGAACTGTCTGACGCCCTGCACACGATCATCCTCGCTCTGTTCATTGATAATCTCACCATCGCGGATGACATTGTCACCAATAATGACCGTTCCCGGATGGGAGAAATGAAGCGCCCATTGTAAATATTTTGAATTATTCGGTTTATCGGCATCAATAAATATGAAATCAAAGGCTTCCACCCCCTCATCGGCCATCTGGGCCAATTGCTGCAGTGCCTCCCCCACCCTCAATTCAACCATATGGCTTAATTGAGCAAAAGAGAGATTGGCTTCCGCCACTTGAGCATGAAAAGGATCAAGCTCGAGCGTCACGATCTTACCGTCAGATGGCAGTGCTCTGGCCATCCAAATAGTACTGTATGCCCCGAGTGTACCAATCTCCAAAATCCGCTTCGCGCCTTTCATTTGTACGAATAGGTTCAATAATTTACCTTGAGTTGGAGTAACGTCATACAAAGGCAGCTGAGCCAATCGATTCGCGGCTAGTGTTCTCTCCAGAATTGGGTCATGGGGAATTAAATGCTCCGTAATATATTGGTCAACTTCCTCCCATACCTTCGCTTGATGCACGTTCATCACTCTCCATTTCAAAGATTTAACTTCTCACCTCATTGTACGCAAACTATAATCATAAATATAATATATGTTTATCTATAACCTATATACTTAATATATGAGTTGGAAAGGAGAGTCTGATGAATCTACATGCCCTGCGTTTATTTCATACAGTCGCATCAACCGGAAGCGTAACCCAAGCTTCGAAATTGCTGAACATAAGCCAGCCCTCCATCACAGCTCAGATCAAGAAGTTTGAAAAGGAGTTGCAGCTTCCCCTGTTGAAGCCCCAAGGAAGAGGGATCGCACTAACCGATGTCGGTGAGGAGCTTGCGTTGCTTGCTGGGAGGCTCTTCGCTGTAGAACAGCAAATAGAACAATTCGCGGAGCAATACCGTAACGGTACGAATGGAAGCATCCGGATTGCCGCAACCTATTTACCTGCCCACTTCCTGATCCCCGCCTGGCTCGCCAAGTTCAAGCAGCAGTATGAACAAGTAGAGATCATGATTACGACAACGAATTCCAGCGATGCCCTGAAGCAATTGTTAAATGTTGAGGCGGACATCGCAATTTATGGCGGAATAGACGAGGAGTATCCAGACACGATCCAGAAGGAGGAGCTGTTCCAGGATGAGCTATGGTTTGTCGTCGCACCGAATCACTGCTATGCGAATCAACGGGTGACGCTGTCCGAAATAATCAAGGAACCCTTTGTCATGCGTGAGGAGGGAAGCTCAACCAGGGAAAGATTACTGTCTCTGTGCCGAACATATAACGTTCCAGCTCCTACGATTTCTTTGCAGTTCAACGGATTGCATGAGGCAATTACAGCGGTTATCGCCGGATATGGCGCGAACTTCGTATCATCGCTAGTCGTAAGGGATTATGTGGAACGCGGGGAACTGTCACGGGTATATGTCGAGGGGATCCAACTGAAGAATACAATCGCTATTTGCACGCGTAAGCATGAGCCTTTATCGGCAGTGGCAGTGAATTTTATAGAAGTCATCCGGCAGGCTCCTTGATAGAGGTTGAACACACACTATTAAATAATAAACCGCTGCAAAATGGTGATCATGATCGTATCAAGATTCACCGTTCTGCAGCGGCCAAGTCAGTATAAATTAGGTACCGCAGTAAGTGCGGTACGGCTTAGTTGTCTCAGGCAAAGTGCTATATTCCACCTGCTCATCCGAGTAGGCATAAGGGTTGGACAGAACAGCCAACAGACGCTCCATAGTACTCAAATCTCCCTGCTCCGCAGCATCTAGGGCTGCTTCGACCCGGTGATTGCGGGGAATTATGGCGGGGTTGCTAGCGCGCATTAATTGATACGCAGACATTTCCGATTCCGGCTGACGCGTGATCCGCTCCTTCCAGAGACGATGCCACTCCGCAAATTCAGGTGATCTGAACATTTCTGCACACTCAAGTTCATTCAGGGTTAGCGCCCGGAATGTATTCGTATAATCTTCGCCATACTCCTTCATGAGTTCAAGCAGCCGGTTAACCAATAGTTCGTCATCCTCTTCCTCGTCTGCCAATCCCAGCTTCGCTCTCATTCCCCGAAGCCAATCTTCATGATAAAAGTCCATGTAGAGGGACATTCTGTCCTGGGCCAATTCAATCGCCAGCTCCTGGTCATCATGAAGAAGCGGCAGCAAAGTCTCCGCAAATCTCGCCAGATTCCATCCACCGATATATGGCTGATTGCCATATGCATAGCGGCCCATCGAGTCTATGGAACTAAATACTGTTTCAGGATCATACCTGTCCATAAATGCACACGGGCCGTAATCGATTGTCTCCCCGCTGATCGTCATATTATCGGTGTTCATTACGCCGTGAATGAAGCCAACGAGCTGCCATTTGGCAATTAGTGCAGCTTGCCGCTTACTGACCTCCTCAAGTAGCATGAGATAGCGCGCCCTATCTTCTGGCGCATTCGCCGTTATGTAGGGATAATGGCGTTCAATCGTATAGTCGGCTAGCGCCCTCAAATCCTGAACCGTACCGTAATTAGCCGCATACTGAAATGTTCCAACACGAATATGACTAGCGGCTACGCGTGTGAGAATAGCACCAGGATACTCCTTCTCTCGGGTTACAGGTTGTCCTGTTGCCACTATGGCCAGACTACGGGTAGTCGGGATACCTAGCGCATGCATAGCTTCGCTAATGATATATTCACGCAGCATCGGGCCAAGCGCAGCCCGGCCATCCCCGCCTCGAGAGTAAGGTGTTCTACCTGGGCCCTTGAGCTGGATATCCAACCTCTCCCCTTGTGGTGAGATCTGTTCACCTAACAGTATG
The window above is part of the Paenibacillus lutimineralis genome. Proteins encoded here:
- a CDS encoding extracellular solute-binding protein, with the protein product MNMNWRKVVSFTVVMSLLATIIVGCGSKADKSEGGSGGKDTKERLKISMMYPLNGDAPKKGEAWKWMEDKFNVELDLMAIPANGYAEKLRLTVASGDLPDMMVWTTYPDPELIKYVKQNAFLPFDDLVGNYKNLMETPQQAFDNVKIDKKLYSIPRTRPLQTNAVLIRKDWLDNLGLPVPVTTEDFANVALKFTTEDPDKNGKADTFGIGVGENLSFLEQLWLAFDAGNGWRKMEDGTLMNSDVTPGRKEALGWLTDLYKQGAIDKDFPVLKYTQVNEKFIAGKSGILIGGGIANYGQFVVDMKKLNPNAEIIMIDPPTGPSGTKGTPQSAGFYGHWVINAKTSPEKVDKIMEILDWQATDEALEFKRKGIEGVHHKLENGVPVVNEQYNADGVINLIAHNKYNPYFTTPGATEEVAQAQLDQWKNIEQLGVPNPAVAALTLTMQEKMADLEKYSTETFIKIVTGGQPLDSYDQYVEEWMNKGGKKMTEEVNEWYSQQ
- a CDS encoding carbohydrate ABC transporter permease; the encoded protein is MRQHRLSGDMIFRGINGFLLILCGTATLFPFLYVLAVSLSPMEQVMRGGLILWPEKFTWDSYSMIFSNSHFMQALWMTISITIIGTITNLALTVLMAYPLSKTRLKGRRVILFLVLFTMLFSGGMIPGYLVMKWLGLLNSFWSVIMPGAISAFNLIILKNFFQGIPEALEESARIDGCSHFGVLLKIVLPLSMPALATFTLFYAVGHWNQFFQSIMYVTNSSLWPIQVILRQMIIEGSTEEYQAAIANESLQVIPMTIKMAAIVVATVPILLVYPFLQKHFAKGVLLGSVKG
- a CDS encoding ABC transporter permease, whose amino-acid sequence is MNQPPLLSRPELVRGVRRRSSWKDWELYMMLIPGALFFILFRYFPMWGIIISFQDYNPFGGIWKSEWVGLRHFAALLQYDGFWRIFRNSIVLSMLNLIFFFPMPIILALMLNEVRKRAFKNTIQSIIYMPHFISWVVVAGITYLLLGTQGGIVNEFIVKVGGEPVNFLTSNEWFRTLIVSQSIWKEAGWGTIIFLAALSGVDPQLYEAAVVDGANRWRQIWHITLPAIRSTILIMLILRLGHILDNGFEQIFLMLSATTYEVGDVFETYVYREGLVGGNYSYTTAVGLFKSVVGLIMVMAANRLAKRFGEEGVY
- a CDS encoding O-methyltransferase; this encodes MNVHQAKVWEEVDQYITEHLIPHDPILERTLAANRLAQLPLYDVTPTQGKLLNLFVQMKGAKRILEIGTLGAYSTIWMARALPSDGKIVTLELDPFHAQVAEANLSFAQLSHMVELRVGEALQQLAQMADEGVEAFDFIFIDADKPNNSKYLQWALHFSHPGTVIIGDNVIRDGEIINEQSEDDRVQGVRQFYDLLAEEPRITATAIQTVGSKGYDGFMMGIVRY
- a CDS encoding LysR family transcriptional regulator — translated: MNLHALRLFHTVASTGSVTQASKLLNISQPSITAQIKKFEKELQLPLLKPQGRGIALTDVGEELALLAGRLFAVEQQIEQFAEQYRNGTNGSIRIAATYLPAHFLIPAWLAKFKQQYEQVEIMITTTNSSDALKQLLNVEADIAIYGGIDEEYPDTIQKEELFQDELWFVVAPNHCYANQRVTLSEIIKEPFVMREEGSSTRERLLSLCRTYNVPAPTISLQFNGLHEAITAVIAGYGANFVSSLVVRDYVERGELSRVYVEGIQLKNTIAICTRKHEPLSAVAVNFIEVIRQAP
- a CDS encoding protein adenylyltransferase SelO, giving the protein MTKFKKTGWNFDNSYTGLSASFYTRIDPTPVRSPKLIVFNHPLASSLGLDATAMQGDEGIAVLAGNRIPEGALPIAQAYAGHQFGYFTMLGDGRAILLGEQISPQGERLDIQLKGPGRTPYSRGGDGRAALGPMLREYIISEAMHALGIPTTRSLAIVATGQPVTREKEYPGAILTRVAASHIRVGTFQYAANYGTVQDLRALADYTIERHYPYITANAPEDRARYLMLLEEVSKRQAALIAKWQLVGFIHGVMNTDNMTISGETIDYGPCAFMDRYDPETVFSSIDSMGRYAYGNQPYIGGWNLARFAETLLPLLHDDQELAIELAQDRMSLYMDFYHEDWLRGMRAKLGLADEEEDDELLVNRLLELMKEYGEDYTNTFRALTLNELECAEMFRSPEFAEWHRLWKERITRQPESEMSAYQLMRASNPAIIPRNHRVEAALDAAEQGDLSTMERLLAVLSNPYAYSDEQVEYSTLPETTKPYRTYCGT